A window of the Cystobacter fuscus genome harbors these coding sequences:
- a CDS encoding MBL fold metallo-hydrolase: MKGLIFEELNGGASCRTYLIASAWTREAIIVDPVLELVPGYLRRLGKDRLQLIAVVDTHTHADHLSGGRELARMMNAVHMGAPAHAVQRPLGEGDVLAVGDVRVKVWASPGHTADGLVLVLDDRVLTGDTLLIGATGRTDLPTGDPEAEYESLERLLSLPDDTLVFPAHDYGGRTFSTIGHERVTNPRLRLDREAFLQLMRTPRAEKPERLAESLAYNSRPWDARDAPPEQVFTL, encoded by the coding sequence GTGAAGGGGCTCATCTTCGAGGAGCTGAACGGCGGGGCCAGTTGTCGCACGTATCTCATCGCCAGCGCGTGGACGCGCGAGGCGATCATCGTGGATCCGGTGCTGGAGCTCGTGCCGGGCTATCTGCGGCGGTTGGGCAAGGATCGGCTGCAGTTGATCGCCGTGGTGGACACCCATACCCATGCGGACCATCTGTCCGGGGGGCGGGAGCTCGCGCGGATGATGAACGCGGTGCACATGGGGGCGCCCGCGCACGCGGTGCAACGGCCGCTCGGCGAGGGGGACGTGCTCGCGGTGGGCGACGTGCGCGTGAAGGTCTGGGCGAGCCCGGGTCACACGGCCGATGGGCTCGTGCTGGTGCTGGACGACCGGGTGCTGACGGGCGACACGCTGCTCATCGGCGCCACGGGCCGCACGGACCTGCCCACGGGCGACCCCGAGGCCGAGTACGAGAGCCTGGAGCGCCTGCTGTCGCTGCCCGACGACACGCTCGTGTTTCCCGCGCATGACTATGGCGGGCGCACGTTCAGCACGATTGGCCATGAGCGCGTCACCAACCCGCGTCTGCGCCTGGACCGCGAGGCCTTCCTCCAGTTGATGAGGACGCCGCGCGCGGAGAAGCCCGAGCGTCTGGCCGAGTCGCTCGCCTACAACTCGCGGCCGTGGGACGCGCGCGACGCGCCTCCCGAGCAGGTGTTCACGCTGTAG
- a CDS encoding FHA domain-containing protein, translated as MPSVKELRARARVEVETFVAEHGPVALIQQPPSLVFQMVAQQMGGSRTVFMAHRSRLTDRLLAMLQGFEHLQVLFLRPKQDGEVFAVGRLEASCSVVVHDPSVSKVHAMLRWSEADGGCTLRDAGSMNGTYVNSVQLGGEEQALLDGDGLAFGDAQFLYVSTQTLHAHLNAAVPTAAR; from the coding sequence ATGCCCTCGGTGAAGGAATTACGGGCGCGGGCCCGGGTGGAGGTGGAGACGTTCGTGGCCGAACACGGCCCCGTGGCGCTCATCCAGCAGCCGCCCTCGCTCGTGTTCCAGATGGTGGCCCAGCAGATGGGTGGCTCGCGCACGGTGTTCATGGCGCACCGCTCGCGGTTGACGGACCGGCTGCTGGCCATGTTGCAGGGCTTCGAGCACCTGCAGGTGCTCTTCCTTCGCCCCAAGCAGGATGGCGAGGTCTTCGCCGTGGGCCGGCTGGAGGCGAGCTGCTCCGTCGTGGTGCATGACCCGTCCGTGTCGAAGGTGCACGCCATGCTGCGCTGGAGCGAGGCGGATGGGGGCTGCACCCTGCGCGACGCGGGCTCGATGAACGGCACCTATGTCAACTCGGTGCAGCTCGGTGGCGAGGAGCAGGCGCTGCTCGATGGAGACGGGCTGGCCTTCGGGGACGCGCAGTTCCTGTATGTCAGCACCCAGACACTTCACGCGCACCTGAACGCGGCCGTGCCCACCGCCGCCCGCTGA
- a CDS encoding 4a-hydroxytetrahydrobiopterin dehydratase: MAYDKTQLSAAELERFLAEHTAWKQEGGMLRRTYEAPSFLAGIEFVTRVAKAAEAADHHPDIDIRWRKVTLALVTHDAGGLTWRDTKLAAEADTLFAQVASAS, encoded by the coding sequence ATGGCCTACGACAAGACGCAGTTGAGCGCCGCGGAACTCGAGCGTTTCCTCGCCGAGCACACCGCGTGGAAGCAGGAGGGAGGGATGCTGCGGCGCACCTACGAGGCGCCGAGCTTCCTGGCGGGCATCGAGTTCGTGACCCGGGTGGCGAAGGCGGCCGAGGCGGCGGACCATCACCCGGACATCGACATCCGGTGGCGCAAGGTGACGCTGGCGCTGGTGACGCACGACGCGGGCGGGCTCACCTGGCGCGACACGAAGCTGGCGGCCGAGGCGGACACCCTGTTCGCCCAGGTGGCGTCCGCGAGCTGA
- the glpK gene encoding glycerol kinase GlpK codes for MAKAKYVLAVDQGTTGTHVSILDDRLRVVGSSYREFPQHFPKPSWVEHDLDEIWATVEQCIRSALKDARLSGKQMAAVGITNQRETTGLWERASGKPLSRAIVWQDRRTSEHCARLREQGEEARVRETTGLVLDPYFSATKLSWLLEHVKGARKRAEKGDACFGTIDTWLVYKMTGGQSHVTDVTNASRTLLMDVKRLAWDDSLRALFGVPAACLPEIRGSAESYGTTHGMRSLPDGIPITGMAGDQQSALFGQACFSPGEAKCTYGTGAFLLMNTGDTPVTSKAGLLTTVAWKIGDQTTYALEGSSFIAGAAVQWLRDGLKVIKKSSDVEALASSVKESGDVVFVPALAGLGAPHWRPEARGLFAGMDRSTTVAHLARAALEGVAMQIHDLAEAMRQDSGRQIPAFKVDGGASANNLMMQFQADMLGTEVVRPKDLQTTTLGAAFLAGLGAGVWSSTDAIRQAWKVGKVFKPKMKPEVREKYLTKWRRAVERA; via the coding sequence ATGGCGAAGGCGAAGTACGTGCTGGCAGTGGACCAGGGGACCACCGGGACCCATGTCTCCATCCTCGATGACAGACTCCGGGTGGTGGGGAGCTCCTACCGGGAGTTCCCCCAGCACTTCCCCAAGCCCTCGTGGGTGGAGCACGACCTGGACGAAATCTGGGCCACGGTGGAGCAGTGCATCCGCTCGGCCCTCAAGGACGCCAGGCTGTCGGGCAAGCAGATGGCCGCGGTGGGCATCACCAACCAGCGGGAAACGACCGGCCTCTGGGAGCGCGCGAGCGGCAAGCCCCTCTCACGCGCCATCGTGTGGCAGGACCGGCGCACGTCCGAGCACTGCGCCCGGCTGCGCGAGCAGGGCGAGGAGGCCCGCGTGCGCGAGACGACGGGCCTCGTGCTGGACCCGTACTTCTCCGCCACCAAGCTCTCCTGGCTGCTGGAGCACGTGAAGGGAGCGCGCAAGCGCGCCGAGAAGGGCGACGCGTGCTTTGGCACCATCGACACCTGGCTCGTCTACAAGATGACCGGGGGCCAGTCGCACGTCACGGACGTCACCAACGCCAGCCGCACCCTGCTCATGGACGTGAAGCGCCTGGCATGGGACGACTCGCTGCGCGCCCTCTTCGGCGTGCCGGCCGCGTGCCTGCCGGAGATCCGCGGCTCGGCGGAGTCCTATGGCACCACGCACGGCATGCGCTCGCTGCCCGACGGCATCCCCATCACCGGCATGGCGGGCGACCAGCAGTCGGCGCTCTTCGGCCAGGCGTGCTTCTCTCCCGGAGAGGCCAAGTGCACCTACGGCACGGGCGCCTTCCTGCTGATGAACACGGGCGACACGCCGGTGACGTCGAAGGCGGGGCTGCTCACCACGGTGGCGTGGAAGATTGGAGACCAGACGACGTACGCGCTCGAGGGCAGCTCCTTCATCGCCGGGGCCGCGGTGCAGTGGCTGCGCGACGGGCTCAAGGTCATCAAGAAGTCCTCGGACGTGGAGGCGCTCGCCTCGAGCGTGAAGGAGAGTGGCGACGTGGTGTTCGTCCCGGCGCTGGCGGGCCTGGGAGCGCCGCACTGGCGGCCCGAGGCGCGCGGCCTGTTCGCGGGCATGGACCGCTCCACCACGGTGGCGCACCTGGCGCGCGCGGCACTCGAGGGCGTGGCGATGCAGATTCATGACCTGGCCGAGGCGATGCGCCAGGACAGCGGCCGGCAGATTCCCGCCTTCAAGGTGGACGGGGGCGCGTCGGCCAACAACCTGATGATGCAGTTCCAGGCGGACATGCTGGGCACCGAGGTGGTGCGCCCCAAGGACCTGCAGACGACGACGCTCGGAGCGGCGTTCCTCGCGGGCCTGGGCGCGGGAGTGTGGAGCAGCACGGACGCCATCCGCCAGGCGTGGAAGGTGGGCAAGGTCTTCAAGCCGAAGATGAAGCCCGAGGTGCGCGAGAAGTACCTGACCAAGTGGCGGCGCGCGGTGGAGCGCGCCTGA